One Lysinibacillus sp. OF-1 DNA segment encodes these proteins:
- a CDS encoding serine/threonine protein kinase has protein sequence MQAAIFELSLPINSLLHNTYKITQVLATSKLSFVYMSEHINTGEQLIIKEFFPMEIALRDLDNKSVINRVPSTKEKFQELKERFLSEAFMIQQLNHQNIVKYRHHFTENGSIYMITDYYEGILLDQYIHKYAIHERHHLYEEVFLPLIDAISYLHSKGIIHRDIKPNNIIIDTQGKPCLLDFGSAIYYKTVEKYPIFTTPGYSPIEQYSVKGEQGIYTDIYSLMATLYFALTNEVPLDVSQRVIEDKLANVRKYNRKVSIPMSLTILWGLQVQHKKRCSSLSFIKYMIILERKFKCIKNYFK, from the coding sequence ATGCAGGCAGCAATATTTGAATTGAGCTTACCAATAAACAGTCTATTACATAATACATATAAAATAACGCAAGTTCTTGCCACTAGTAAATTATCCTTTGTGTATATGTCTGAACATATAAATACTGGAGAGCAACTAATCATTAAGGAATTTTTCCCAATGGAAATAGCGTTACGAGATTTGGATAACAAATCAGTAATCAATCGTGTACCCTCAACAAAGGAAAAATTTCAGGAATTAAAGGAAAGATTTCTAAGTGAAGCATTCATGATCCAACAATTGAACCATCAAAATATTGTTAAGTATAGACATCATTTTACTGAAAACGGTTCTATATATATGATTACAGATTATTATGAAGGGATATTACTGGACCAATATATACATAAATATGCTATTCACGAAAGGCATCATCTATATGAAGAAGTATTCCTTCCCTTAATTGATGCCATCTCGTATTTACATAGTAAAGGCATTATTCATCGGGATATAAAGCCGAATAATATTATAATTGATACGCAAGGGAAACCTTGCTTATTAGATTTCGGTTCAGCAATTTATTATAAAACGGTGGAAAAATATCCAATATTTACTACACCGGGATACTCACCTATTGAGCAGTATTCCGTTAAAGGAGAGCAAGGCATTTATACAGATATTTATAGTTTGATGGCAACTTTATACTTCGCATTAACAAACGAAGTCCCACTAGATGTTTCACAAAGAGTAATCGAGGATAAACTTGCAAATGTGAGAAAATATAATAGAAAAGTGAGCATTCCTATGTCATTGACTATTTTATGGGGCTTGCAAGTGCAGCATAAAAAAAGATGTTCTTCCCTTTCTTTTATTAAATACATGATTATTTTGGAAAGAAAATTCAAATGTATAAAGAACTATTTTAAATAA
- the gcvPB gene encoding aminomethyl-transferring glycine dehydrogenase subunit GcvPB, with protein MHNENQSLIFEISKEGRVGYSLEALDVPEVDLADLLPASLVRTEAAELPEVSELDIMRHYTALSRRNHGVDSGFYPLGSCTMKYNPKINEAVARLSGFANVHPLQDESTVQGAMELLYDLQTSLVEITGMDEVTLQPAAGAHGEWTALMMIRAFHEANGEGHRNKVIVPDSAHGTNPASATVAGFETITVKSDENGLVDIEDLRKVVGADTAALMLTNPNTLGLFEENIIEMAELIHSVGGKVYYDGANLNAVMSKARPGDMGFDCVHLNLHKTFTGPHGGGGPGSGPVGVKADLIPFLPKPVLVRTEEGTYHFDYDRPQSIGRVKPYYGNFGINVRAYTYIRTMGPDGLKAVTEYAVLNANYMMRRLEPFFDLPYNRHCKHEFVLSGRRQKKLGVRTLDIAKRLLDFGYHPPTTYFPLNVEEALMIEPTETESKETLDAFCDVMIQIAKEAEENPSIVQEAPHTTVVSRLDETRAARTPVLRYQKA; from the coding sequence ATGCATAACGAAAATCAATCACTCATTTTTGAAATTTCAAAAGAAGGTCGCGTTGGCTATAGCTTAGAAGCACTTGATGTACCTGAAGTAGACCTAGCAGATTTACTGCCTGCAAGCTTAGTTCGTACGGAAGCTGCAGAGTTACCTGAAGTGTCTGAGCTTGATATTATGCGTCATTACACAGCACTTTCTCGTAGAAACCATGGGGTAGACTCTGGCTTCTATCCACTCGGCTCTTGTACGATGAAATATAATCCAAAAATTAATGAAGCAGTTGCACGTCTTTCAGGCTTCGCGAATGTTCACCCATTACAGGATGAATCGACAGTACAAGGTGCGATGGAGCTTCTCTATGATTTACAAACTTCTTTAGTAGAAATTACAGGAATGGATGAAGTAACATTACAACCAGCAGCAGGTGCCCATGGTGAATGGACAGCATTAATGATGATTCGCGCATTCCATGAGGCAAATGGTGAAGGTCACCGTAACAAAGTTATTGTTCCTGACTCAGCTCACGGTACAAATCCAGCCTCAGCAACAGTAGCAGGCTTTGAAACAATCACTGTGAAATCCGATGAAAATGGCTTAGTTGATATCGAAGACCTTCGTAAAGTCGTTGGTGCTGATACAGCTGCATTAATGCTAACAAACCCGAATACACTCGGTCTATTTGAAGAAAACATTATCGAAATGGCGGAGCTTATTCACTCTGTAGGCGGGAAAGTTTACTATGATGGCGCGAACTTAAATGCCGTTATGAGTAAAGCACGTCCTGGCGATATGGGCTTTGACTGCGTGCATTTAAACTTGCATAAAACATTTACAGGCCCACATGGTGGCGGTGGTCCAGGTTCTGGTCCAGTAGGCGTAAAAGCAGATTTAATTCCATTCCTACCAAAACCAGTACTAGTGAGAACAGAAGAAGGCACATACCACTTCGACTACGATCGTCCACAATCAATTGGACGTGTAAAACCTTACTATGGTAACTTTGGTATCAATGTTCGTGCTTATACGTACATTCGTACAATGGGTCCAGATGGCTTAAAAGCTGTTACAGAATACGCTGTATTAAACGCAAACTATATGATGCGTCGTTTAGAGCCATTCTTTGATTTACCATATAACCGTCACTGCAAACATGAATTTGTCTTATCAGGTCGTCGTCAAAAGAAATTGGGCGTTCGCACATTAGATATTGCAAAACGTCTGTTAGACTTTGGCTACCATCCACCAACAACCTACTTCCCATTAAACGTGGAAGAGGCATTAATGATCGAGCCAACAGAAACAGAATCAAAAGAAACATTAGATGCATTCTGTGATGTGATGATTCAAATTGCGAAAGAAGCAGAAGAAAATCCATCTATCGTGCAAGAAGCACCACATACAACTGTCGTATCTCGTCTTGATGAAACACGCGCTGCTCGTACACCAGTGCTGCGCTATCAAAAAGCATAA
- the gcvPA gene encoding aminomethyl-transferring glycine dehydrogenase subunit GcvPA: MKHRYLPMTEQDQKEMLDVIGVSSVDELFGDIPEKVRFKGLYDIKEAKSESALLKELTALSAKNKDTNANVSFLGAGVYNHYKPVIVDHVISRSEFYTAYTPYQPEISQGELQAIFEFQTMIAELTGMDLANSSMYDGGTALAEAGMLAAGHTRRKKILVSEAVHPEYRDVVATYAYGQSIEIVTIPQKDGVTDVEALKELIDDNTAAVIAQYPNFFGQVEDIQVISDIAHEAKSLFVVSSNPLSLGILTPPGKLGADICVGDAQVFGISEAFGGPHCGFFAVTTKLMRKVPGRLVGETVDGEGRRGYVLTLQAREQHIRRDKATSNICSNQALLALAASVAMTALGKQGIREMATQNIAKTRYAKNAFEAAGFTVAFQGAHFNEIVVKTNKCVKEINKGLIEKGIIGGYPLGQNYDSLKNHVLIAVTELRTKEEIDALVAEMGALNA; the protein is encoded by the coding sequence ATGAAACATCGTTATTTACCAATGACGGAGCAAGATCAAAAAGAAATGTTAGACGTAATCGGTGTATCCTCAGTTGATGAATTATTCGGGGATATTCCTGAGAAAGTCCGTTTTAAAGGCCTTTATGATATTAAGGAAGCAAAATCAGAATCTGCTTTATTAAAAGAATTAACAGCACTCTCTGCAAAAAATAAGGACACAAATGCTAATGTATCGTTTTTAGGTGCAGGTGTTTACAATCACTATAAACCAGTAATCGTGGACCATGTCATTTCTCGTTCAGAGTTCTATACAGCGTACACACCTTATCAACCAGAGATTTCACAAGGTGAGCTACAAGCAATCTTTGAATTCCAAACGATGATTGCCGAGCTAACTGGCATGGATCTTGCAAACTCTTCTATGTATGACGGTGGTACAGCATTAGCAGAAGCAGGTATGCTAGCAGCAGGTCATACGCGTCGTAAGAAAATATTAGTGTCTGAAGCAGTGCACCCAGAATATCGCGATGTTGTTGCTACATATGCCTATGGTCAATCCATTGAAATCGTGACAATCCCACAAAAAGATGGTGTGACAGATGTCGAAGCATTAAAAGAGTTAATCGATGACAACACAGCAGCTGTTATTGCTCAATATCCAAACTTCTTCGGTCAAGTGGAGGATATTCAAGTTATTAGTGATATTGCACATGAAGCGAAAAGCTTATTTGTTGTTTCTTCTAACCCACTTTCATTAGGCATTTTAACGCCTCCTGGTAAGCTAGGTGCTGATATTTGTGTAGGGGATGCGCAAGTATTCGGTATCTCTGAAGCATTTGGTGGGCCACACTGTGGTTTCTTTGCAGTGACAACGAAATTAATGCGTAAAGTACCAGGTCGTCTTGTTGGTGAAACAGTGGATGGTGAAGGGCGCCGTGGTTATGTATTAACATTACAAGCACGTGAACAACATATCCGTCGTGATAAAGCAACATCTAATATTTGTTCGAACCAAGCACTTTTAGCACTTGCTGCATCTGTAGCGATGACAGCTTTAGGTAAACAAGGTATTCGTGAAATGGCTACGCAAAATATTGCCAAAACACGTTATGCAAAAAATGCCTTTGAAGCAGCTGGCTTTACAGTAGCATTCCAAGGTGCACACTTTAACGAGATCGTTGTGAAAACGAATAAATGTGTGAAGGAAATCAATAAAGGCTTAATCGAAAAGGGTATAATCGGTGGATATCCTCTAGGGCAAAATTATGACTCTCTGAAAAATCATGTGCTTATTGCAGTAACTGAATTACGCACAAAAGAAGAAATTGATGCACTTGTTGCAGAAATGGGGGCTCTTAATGCATAA
- the gcvT gene encoding glycine cleavage system aminomethyltransferase GcvT, with protein sequence MTNELKRTPLFEEYAKYGAKTVDFGGWELPVQFTSIKEEHDAVRHRAGLFDVSHMGEILVTGPDALGFLQNLLSNDVSKIVNGQAQYTAMCYEDGGVVDDLLTYKLADNHYLLCVNAANIEKDYDWMMENQHQYDVTIDNQSDAYAQIALQGPLAEEVLQSLTSTDVRAIKFFRFQEGVEVAGHQVLVSRSGYTGEDGFELYGAPEDIKALWGKILDAGHDKGVVPAGLGCRDTLRFEAGLPLYGQELSATISPLEAGIGFAVKLNKEDFIGHEALVAQKENGLTRKLVGIEMIDKGIPRHGYKVFKDGKEIGEVTTGTQLPSSKRNVGHALIDSQFATIGTELEIEIRGKHLKVVTVETPFYKRSK encoded by the coding sequence ATGACGAATGAATTAAAACGTACACCTCTATTTGAAGAATACGCGAAATACGGTGCAAAAACAGTAGACTTCGGTGGCTGGGAACTACCTGTTCAATTTACTTCCATTAAAGAAGAACATGATGCAGTGCGTCATCGTGCAGGCTTATTTGATGTATCACATATGGGAGAAATTTTAGTAACAGGTCCCGATGCATTAGGTTTTTTACAAAATCTTTTATCAAATGATGTATCTAAAATTGTTAATGGCCAAGCGCAATACACAGCCATGTGTTATGAAGATGGAGGCGTTGTTGACGATTTATTAACGTATAAATTAGCTGATAATCACTATTTATTATGTGTCAATGCAGCCAATATTGAAAAAGACTATGATTGGATGATGGAAAATCAACATCAATATGATGTGACGATTGATAACCAGTCCGATGCTTATGCACAAATTGCTCTTCAAGGACCATTAGCAGAGGAAGTTCTTCAATCCCTTACTTCGACTGATGTTCGTGCCATTAAATTTTTCCGCTTCCAAGAGGGCGTTGAAGTTGCGGGTCATCAAGTATTAGTTTCTCGTAGTGGCTATACAGGAGAAGATGGCTTTGAACTTTACGGTGCTCCAGAAGATATTAAAGCACTATGGGGTAAAATTTTAGATGCTGGTCATGATAAAGGCGTAGTACCGGCAGGTTTAGGATGCCGCGATACACTACGTTTTGAAGCAGGGCTACCATTATACGGTCAAGAGCTATCGGCAACAATTTCTCCACTTGAGGCTGGGATTGGCTTTGCTGTGAAATTAAATAAAGAAGACTTCATTGGTCATGAAGCATTAGTAGCGCAGAAGGAAAATGGTCTTACACGCAAATTGGTAGGCATTGAAATGATTGATAAAGGCATTCCACGTCATGGCTACAAAGTGTTCAAGGACGGTAAGGAAATCGGTGAAGTGACAACGGGTACACAGCTTCCTTCATCTAAACGTAATGTTGGTCACGCTTTAATTGACAGTCAATTCGCAACAATCGGAACTGAGCTAGAAATCGAAATTCGTGGGAAACACTTAAAGGTAGTAACAGTAGAAACACCGTTTTACAAGCGTTCAAAATAA